A single region of the Polyodon spathula isolate WHYD16114869_AA chromosome 5, ASM1765450v1, whole genome shotgun sequence genome encodes:
- the LOC121316135 gene encoding N-acetyllactosaminide beta-1,3-N-acetylglucosaminyltransferase 2-like, translating to MNAGGRKVKILGIMMTFNFFIYIVVEVSWGGNQDRNSKVRVPDKKFWKKLVPSEAYWNHEQQKLDLLYNPILTALNSTSSGVETSLNVSQLNPCDPDLRVKTLVKDYNSLPERFKDFLLYMKCRTYPLVVNQPSKCIDKPFLLLAIKSLSPHFDRRQAIRESWGKKGKIGNYTVAIVFLLGNATGMDHFPDLSEMLRYESNIHGDILLWDYRDSFFNLTIKEVLFLEWVTKFCSDVKFIFKGDDDVFVNTYRILEYLKSLGEAKAKDLFIGDVITNAGPHRDKKLKYFIPESMFMGQYPPYAGGGGFLYSGNLAIRLYNASHQVLLYPIDDVYTGMCLKKLGLAPEKHKGFKTFDIEEKYRSNPCAYKSLILVHSRTPQEMIKIWSWLNNPEVTCQ from the coding sequence ATGAATGCTGGGGGCAGAAAGGTGAAGATCCTAGGTATCATGATGACGTTCAATTTCTTCATTTACATCGTGGTGGAAGTCTCCTGGGGTGGTAACCAGGACAGAAACAGTAAAGTCAGAGTCCCAGACAAGAAGTTTTGGAAAAAACTGGTTCCAAGTGAAGCTTACTGGAACCATGAACAGCAGAAGTTGGACCTCTTGTACAACCCTATTCTGACTGCATTAAACAGCACTAGCAGTGGTGTGGAGACAAGTCTGAATGTTAGTCAACTGAATCCTTGTGATCCTGACCTTAGagtcaagaccctggtgaagGACTATAACTCCCTACCAGAACGCTTCAAGGATTTCCTCTTGTATATGAAGTGTAGGACATATCCCCTGGTAGTCAACCAGCCAAGCAAATGCATTGACAAGCCTTTCCTTTTGCTCGCTATAAAGTCACTCTCTCCGCACTTTGATAGGAGGCAAGCCATACGCGAGTCTTGGGGAAAGAAAGGTAAGATAGGCAACTACACGGTGgccattgtgtttttgttgggAAACGCCACCGGCATGGATCATTTTCCTGACCTTTCTGAAATGCTGCGATACGAGAGCAACATACACGGTGACATCCTGCTGTGGGACTACAGAGACTCCTTTTTCAACTTGACGATAAAAGAAGTGCTGTTCCTGGAGTGGGTCACCAAGTTCTGCTCTGAcgtgaaattcatttttaaaggagACGATGATGTTTTTGTCAATACATATAGGATCCTGGAATACTTGAAGAGCTTAGGCGAAGCTAAAGCCaaagatttatttattggggatgtCATCACAAACGCGGGACCTCACAGAGACAAAAAGCTGAAGTACTTTATTCCGGAGAGCATGTTCATGGGGCAGTACCCTCCTTATGCAGGTGGAGGTGGCTTTCTTTACTCGGGAAACCTGGCGATAAGACTTTACAATGCATCTCATCAAGTATTGCTGTATCCAATTGACGATGTCTACACTGGTATGTGCCTTAAAAAGCTTGGCCTTGCTCCTGAAAAGCACAAAGGATTCAAAACTTTTGATATTGAAGAAAAATACAGAAGCAATCCATGTGCTTACAAAAGCCTAATACTGGTACATAGCAGAACTCCACAAGAGATGATCAAAATATGGTCCTGGCTGAATAATCCAGAGGTGACCTGTCAGTAA